A part of Onthophagus taurus isolate NC chromosome 7, IU_Otau_3.0, whole genome shotgun sequence genomic DNA contains:
- the LOC111419082 gene encoding translation machinery-associated protein 7 homolog, translating to MSGREGGKKKPLKAPKKDSKDYDEEDVAFKQKQKEQAKAMADAKAKAAQKGPLTSGGIKKSGKK from the coding sequence atgtccgGAAGAGAAGGTGGTAAGAAAAAGCCGCTAAAAGCGCCGAAAAAAGATTCAAAAGATTATGACGAAGAGGATGTAGCGTTTAAACAGAAACAAAAAGAGCAAGCTAAAGCTATGGCAGATGCGAAGGCTAAGGCGGCCCAAAAAGGACCATTAACTAGCGGTGGGATAAAAAAGTCTGGGAAGAAGTGA